Genomic window (Cucumis sativus cultivar 9930 chromosome 2, Cucumber_9930_V3, whole genome shotgun sequence):
taaaagttgatggTTCAATCCAACAAActcaaaatactaataaattgattcaactaaatatatatgtttgtatgtgtatatattttttagaaaagtttaaaaatataatttagcttaaattatatataaaaaaaaacttttaaactttatagTTTAGGTAAGAAAtacttacttttaaaaaacttgaagAATACACTTATCCTTAAAGGTAtgctttaaaaatatttttaaactattgaaaattctttaaaatattctttaaattttacaccaattttctcatcaaacaaaataaaaacaaaaatatgtaagtttaaacataaagttgtataaaatctcacaaaattctaaaacaataatttttactaAGACCTACTAAACAATAATTGACTGTGAAAGTTTATGGGTATTTTTTGgacacattttaaaactttttaggcaaactaaaaatttcaaacttgcctataattaaatttaaattagggTGGATTGAAGGCCATATCATGAAGTACTTCATAATGCAAAAAGTGATGGCCACCTGCCCTTCAATGCCTTTTCTTAAATTGGAGGAATGACAATTGACAAACAAGTTTGCTTCATATGGATGTAATTACTTCCATTTGTGATGTTAACttatcaaactcaaaatcatttttttagttgtagTGATATCCTTTTCCCAATCTCCTTTGTCAACTCTATGATTCATTGTCTCTTCTGTTTTATAAACAATCTCAAACCCCAACTTAATCAAATCCTTTTCAACCATTTTCCCATCTCTTCTTTCCCCCAGATTCTCAATTTGCTGATCAAATCAACCTCTAAAATCTAAATCCACACCCATGGAAGCTCAAGAAAACTTTAGCTTCCAACCCATTAATGGCGGCTCCACCCCCATCACTGAATCACCTCCTCTTGCATCAGAATCAATTGACCACCATGAGAAAGAAGATCAAAGCGATGGAAATGTTGATTGTTCTTCGGAAATAAGAAGTAATGGATGTCATAGAAAGAGCAATTCTTGCTCAGGCGATAGCAGAAGGACTAATGAGATAGCAATTAACAGCGATGACGAAGAAGATGAGAAGATGGATATGTTGTGGGAAGATTTCAATGAAGAATTGCTGAAGAATTTGAGTTCCAGATTTGGGTCTCGTCGGTTGCCAGAACTTGATGACTTGGAATCAGAGGAAGCAATGGAAGATGGCAGCAGCAGCGGGGCGATGCTGTCGGCAAGGATGGCGAGTGTGGTAGTGATAATGAAGGTGCTGAAGAAGCTTCTGTTTTTACATAATTTTCGCAGGAAGCTCAAAGCTCGGACATGGTGATTGGGAATTAAGGATTCAAGAAGTTTGGTCTTTGCtgtgtgttttaaaattttgggatgaaataaagatgaatttgTTTGGTTAATAGTAATACCtcttttccaatttccatATATACATTGTGAATAAGTTGAAAAAGGAAGCTATCCTCTCTTAATGATGATATGTGTATCATTCATCCACGAggtattgtaaatatagttaCAATTTTACTTGAACATGATTTGTTCTCAATTATATCTTTGAGTTCTAAAGTTGATACGAACATGATTTGTTCTATCTTTGAGTTCTAAAGTTAAGAATATCAAGACATGTCGCCAAGAAAATACCCCAAATAGTGATGAGAGATTTTAGTGTAGTTGGCAATTCCAAATACACATAAAAAACTAACTGTCAAAACGAATCGAATGGGATCTTGTGATCAAAGATTACACCACCATATAGAAATGAGATTTCAAAGTTGCAAAAGCATCGAATAGATACAGAATGgaacataaaattttcttcaaatgaaCTTCATATCAATCGGCTTGTGAGACATAGTATTACACAATTTATATTGTCATAGAAATGGTACAAATGAATTTGAACTCTCTTACCTCCAAATGAAGCAAgaatagaaagtaaaattgCCATTAGTAAAACAATAGTGCAGCTCCCAGCCTTCCTCCATGGAGATGTTAAGTAATAACTGCATCTTCAACTCTGTGTTTAACAATTTGCTGGTATAAGatgttcaaaagtttgtaAACCTCAATAGCAAAATTTGGTTTAGGACTGGCAGCTTTGTCCATCACTGGTGGACCAAGAACGTATGTATATACTCAGTACTCAACAAGCACTCAAGAGGTGTATTGCCAAGCGAATTCTATCAAACCAGCAACCGtaacaatatataatacattACTCCATTGCATTTTTATGAACAATTCGCTTCTCATCTGACCTGTGACGaaataattttgctatttttcttcGTTCGCAATCCTGCAAAAACAGGATGAAGAAATTGTTAATACTATAGGTTCCAAATTTTTAGTATCCCTTTCCTATGCTTCACTTGAGCAGTTTGTGGATCTTCTGTGATTGAGATTATAGTGAACATGGAAAAGATATTCCGCAGATTTGCTCACCTTGAACATATTAAGATAAAAAGGCTTTCCAGGATtcatcctttttaatttttggtatGTGTATGCAAAGCTTAGTTGATCTCGAGGTGTAAATTTGTCGACTTCATTGAACCAAAGACAAGAGAACAGATTAGACATTGGAGTGTGAGCTCTAATGATGAAAGATCCTTCAGGCACATCTGCATTTGTGGacaggaaaagaaaatgtcaacaaCACAAGAATAAAGCAATGGGGGTCAATAATAACATGCAAATTACTtcagaaagagaaggaaaaagaaaaagctctTGACAACATACTGCTGGGAAGAAGCTTATTTACGTCTGATGCATTAAACCTCTTCAATCCATCAGCTtggtaaaaggaaaattgttgATCTATGATAGTATGGTTATACTTGTTTAATCTCTTATTCTGAGCCACCTCTTCCCATACACAATGTCTGTCGTAGTGATTTGAAATTGCAAATTCATAACCCTTTCGCCACAAGAAGTATTCCAAAATTAGCAGAGGGTCATATTGAAGCCGTAACTTACTATCCAACCAGATTGAATACCTGAGAAAAGTTTGCAAAATATTAGACACAAGTGTTGAATCTTGTTCATATAAAATAACCAATTAGAATTCAGAAAAAAAGTTCTAGGGAGGGAGGGGGGGGGgatggatttttttattaccaattttcatttaaacaaGCCACTTGAAAATATGGTGGAATTAAGGAAAGTGAAAATGCGAGTTTTCCAAAGACCAATTCCACAATAAATTCTAACGACCAGCATTTGGAATAGGTAACAGAAGAATATATTCTTGGAGATCAAGTAATACACAAGCATATTAgatcttaaaaataaaatctccaATTGAAAGCACATAGGGACGAGCAACCTACAACACCCTACAGGAAATCTGAAGAGAGTGAAGATGGTTAATCTCTAAGTGAAGAATAGAAAGAAAGGAGTACTTCTACACTGAAAAATCCAGGCGTTCTCTTATATAGCAAGTTCCATTATCAGAGAAAGCATTcctaatataaaaaatacacatgtattttacttaataaaaatgaaaagaaaagaggaaggatGAAAAAAGAACCCTCTAAAGCATGGTAATTGGTAAGGATATTGAGAACCATGTTCCAACAGTGTTATATCTCACCTTGCCGAAGGAAAAATTCGATGTGGCaataattttggtattttcccAACTCTTCTCATATCAGTGTACGGTAAATTTTTAACCACAACAATCTTCCATAGGCCAATAAAACCCATTCTGTCCACTGTTTGACCTTCCGATGAAAGAGTCTCCAAGGTAACTTCATCCATAAACATGACAAAGCAGACATTTTTTCTTGAGAAACGAGTAACCTGAAACAAAGGCAAACTAGACTCAACTACTGTCTGCCGTAAAACATTATATGTTCGTGTATAATATAGAATTTTTAAGAGCATATTTCCGTAAATTTTTTACTTGCATCCATGCATATACATAAGCAAAATAAGGAGAAGAGATTCAcgagcaaagaagaaaaaaagcaaTGTAAGAAGCAGAATATAGGAGGTGTAAATAAAGGGAAGTAAAGCTTGATGACCCtaaaaatcacaaaaagaaCGAAATAGTCACCAAGCTTCCTTAAAAGCAGTTCAACAGCATGGTTTTCCAATTCTGTGTTATGTGACTAATAACATATATAGCATGagacaatcaaataaaatggataaagaaattgtattttttaaggCAGGAGAAAAAGTACCGTGTAGAATCAGAACTTGTCATCTttcaatttacattttaactCCTTCGTAGGTTGATTTAGAATAAACATTAGACGCGAAGTGCTAActagaaagaaaggaatactATACCGTTTTCCCAGTAGGTGACCTCAGGTGGTCCGAATTCCCAAAAATACAGGAGACCACAGCAATGTGACATCTACTGACATAATTGGAATCATCTTCTGTCAGATCAAAACCTGTACTTGAGAAAGTTTTAGGACCTTTCACAAAGCCACAATTTATCTTTTGATCCTGAGCATAAAATGATGTCTCTCGTTCTTGCAGAGTTTGATGCCCTGCAAATCTAGGCATCCATTTTTCTTGGTTACTTGGATCTTGTTCTGTGTCAGTGTATTGCAAGGTGaatctaacaaattttttattttctataggTTCAAGAATTTGTGCAGTAGAGTTCAAGAACTTCATCTCACATGATGAACCTGCCAGTTAGAGTATCAACATATCATTTTAAAGAAcatttttctcatatcctattaaaaaaaaaagtgcgAAAGAAAAATGTCATATTCCAGTCATTGATGTATAATACTAAAGATAAGTTATACAATATACATATCGAGATTTCTTGTCCAATAGGCGATATGCATATGAATCTAGGAAAGAGACTATTTTGCATATGATCCATTAAACCCTCTAATTTTTCACATGGCAGTACCTGAAAATTTTCGATGCTTTGGCTTCTTTCTCGGATCCAATTTTGACCTCTTTGTATGCTGACTATTAGTGACACTGACATGTTTAGAGTTTTGATTAGCCTTATCAACATGCTGGGAACTTGACGTATAATCCTCATCAAGTGAATGGTTGGAAGTCTCAACATTCTCATCCTCTTGCTGATACTTGGTTTCTCCATCATCCACGTTGAGGGATTTCCCATTGTCATCATTGTGGgggttttcattttcaacaaaattaactGATTTGCCAGAATCTTCCTCTGTCAAGCTTGTTGAATCAGAATGGTCCCCTTTCTCACGCTCTgtatcatcatcttcttccataGCATGATTTTTACTATCACTTCCATTTTCATACTCATCATCTGTATCAATAGTGTCATTCCAATTTTCTGAATCATCTTCATCAGATACCTGGTTGTcttcatttccttctttttccaattGACCCGAGGTTTTGACTGAAGCTTCATATTCAGCTTCATACTTCCTCAGCTCCTTACGACCAGCTTCATTATACAGTCCAGTGTCTTTCCTATCTAAACTGTTTTGAGACTGTTCAAGAGATGATTCTCTTTGGTCCTCACTCACTTTCACTGGAACATCACCCTTTCCAGTAGCCTTATTGATAGTAGCCATATGGTCCACCACATCCTCATTGTAATCTTGGTCCCTTCTCCTATCATCCCCATCCCAATACCTTGAATCACGCCCATGCTTAACTAAACCATTACCAAACCTGACTTTGGTTGTCTCTGTCCGAGTAACATTTGCAAGGAAATCAGGGTCGTTCTTTAAGGCATCATCCTCAACGTTGGAGTTACTAATCTCTGCATCAATGCAGTATGAATCAGTTAAAGGCTAACTAGATTTCACAAGCACTTCTGTAACCAGAAAATAAACAGACATCAACCAAATgacacaaacaaaaataattagagcAGCAAAATACATAggtaaacaaacaaaccacTATTCAAACTATTTGACATCCGGAATACACATAATTTCACAAAGTAATTCTCTGCAACAAACCCATTCTAGA
Coding sequences:
- the LOC105434762 gene encoding uncharacterized protein LOC105434762; the encoded protein is MEAQENFSFQPINGGSTPITESPPLASESIDHHEKEDQSDGNVDCSSEIRSNGCHRKSNSCSGDSRRTNEIAINSDDEEDEKMDMLWEDFNEELLKNLSSRFGSRRLPELDDLESEEAMEDGSSSGAMLSARMASVVVIMKVLKKLLFLHNFRRKLKARTW
- the LOC101218369 gene encoding uncharacterized protein LOC101218369 — its product is MAQHRQSGTERYGPRSHDALHSTNNGASDHVAVGIRSTAYKQARARRAARSDKGRGISVGAIVFVLSLVLVVTVLAYYYLLRDTKEISNSNVEDDALKNDPDFLANVTRTETTKVRFGNGLVKHGRDSRYWDGDDRRRDQDYNEDVVDHMATINKATGKGDVPVKVSEDQRESSLEQSQNSLDRKDTGLYNEAGRKELRKYEAEYEASVKTSGQLEKEGNEDNQVSDEDDSENWNDTIDTDDEYENGSDSKNHAMEEDDDTEREKGDHSDSTSLTEEDSGKSVNFVENENPHNDDNGKSLNVDDGETKYQQEDENVETSNHSLDEDYTSSSQHVDKANQNSKHVSVTNSQHTKRSKLDPRKKPKHRKFSGSSCEMKFLNSTAQILEPIENKKFVRFTLQYTDTEQDPSNQEKWMPRFAGHQTLQERETSFYAQDQKINCGFVKGPKTFSSTGFDLTEDDSNYVSRCHIAVVSCIFGNSDHLRSPTGKTVTRFSRKNVCFVMFMDEVTLETLSSEGQTVDRMGFIGLWKIVVVKNLPYTDMRRVGKIPKLLPHRIFPSARYSIWLDSKLRLQYDPLLILEYFLWRKGYEFAISNHYDRHCVWEEVAQNKRLNKYNHTIIDQQFSFYQADGLKRFNASDVNKLLPSNVPEGSFIIRAHTPMSNLFSCLWFNEVDKFTPRDQLSFAYTYQKLKRMNPGKPFYLNMFKDCERRKIAKLFRHRSDEKRIVHKNAME